Proteins encoded by one window of Yersinia massiliensis:
- the znuA gene encoding zinc ABC transporter substrate-binding protein ZnuA yields the protein MLHKNKWLKQAMLASAIIIANPFNIASAAVVTSVRPLGFIASAIADGVLPTEVLLPDGASPHDYALRPSDVQRLRSAELVIWVGPEMEAFLAKPLSQLADNKQIALSELPSIMPLLMKGDEHDEHEGEEAGHDHDHAKDSHDDGHHHGEYNMHIWLSPTIAKQSAIAIHDRLLELMPQNKDKLDANLRRFEDQLAQNEKNIANMLKPAQGKGYFVFHDAYGYFEKHFGLSPLGHFTVNPEIQPGAQRLHQIRTQLVEHKAVCVFAEPQFRPAVIDAVAKGTDVRSGTLDPLGSGIVLGQDSYVNFLSQLSNQYVSCLK from the coding sequence ATGTTACATAAAAATAAGTGGCTAAAACAGGCAATGCTCGCGAGCGCAATTATCATCGCAAATCCATTTAATATTGCCTCAGCAGCGGTCGTTACATCAGTACGGCCATTAGGTTTTATCGCTTCAGCCATTGCAGATGGCGTGTTACCGACCGAGGTTTTATTGCCTGATGGCGCTTCTCCGCACGATTATGCGCTTCGTCCATCGGATGTCCAGCGGTTACGCAGTGCTGAGCTTGTAATTTGGGTTGGACCGGAAATGGAAGCCTTTTTAGCTAAACCACTTTCTCAACTGGCTGATAATAAACAGATTGCACTATCTGAGCTTCCCTCGATTATGCCATTGTTAATGAAAGGCGATGAACATGACGAGCATGAAGGTGAAGAAGCAGGGCATGACCATGATCATGCTAAAGATAGTCACGATGATGGGCACCACCACGGCGAATATAATATGCATATTTGGCTATCGCCCACTATCGCCAAACAATCTGCAATCGCGATTCACGACAGATTATTGGAACTTATGCCGCAAAATAAGGACAAACTAGATGCTAACCTGCGCCGATTCGAGGATCAATTAGCGCAAAATGAAAAAAATATTGCTAATATGCTAAAGCCTGCCCAAGGTAAGGGATACTTCGTTTTTCATGATGCCTATGGCTACTTTGAAAAACACTTTGGCTTGAGCCCGTTAGGGCATTTTACGGTCAACCCCGAAATACAACCTGGTGCACAGCGTTTACATCAAATTCGAACACAGTTGGTTGAGCATAAAGCGGTATGCGTTTTTGCTGAGCCACAATTCAGGCCAGCCGTCATTGATGCCGTTGCCAAAGGAACAGACGTTCGTTCAGGAACACTGGATCCGTTGGGCAGCGGCATAGTATTAGGTCAGGACAGCTATGTGAACTTTTTGTCTCAGTTGTCGAACCAATACGTGAGCTGCCTGAAGTAA
- the znuC gene encoding zinc ABC transporter ATP-binding protein ZnuC → MSTLVTLNKISVTFGHRRVLNDISLSLRPGRILTLLGPNGAGKSTLVRVVLGLIAPTSGSLIREPGLRIGYVPQKLHLDATLPLTVSRFMRLKPGVKKADILPALKRVHAAHLLEQPMQKLSGGENQRVLLARALLNRPQLLVLDEPTQGVDVNGQLALYDLIEQLRKELNCAVLMVSHDLHLVMAKTDEVLCLNQHICCSGAPEVVSTHPEFIAMFGQRGAEQLAVYRHHHNHRHDLHGKIILKSSGSRDA, encoded by the coding sequence ATGTCCACTTTGGTAACTCTAAATAAAATATCCGTCACTTTTGGTCACCGGCGGGTACTGAATGATATTTCTCTTTCACTGCGCCCAGGAAGGATATTAACCTTACTTGGCCCGAACGGTGCCGGTAAATCGACACTGGTTCGCGTCGTGCTTGGATTGATTGCCCCTACCAGCGGCAGTTTGATTCGTGAGCCGGGTTTACGCATTGGTTATGTGCCGCAAAAACTCCATCTCGATGCAACATTGCCGCTCACCGTCAGCCGCTTTATGCGTTTGAAGCCTGGTGTTAAAAAAGCCGATATTCTGCCTGCCCTCAAGCGTGTTCACGCTGCGCATTTGTTAGAGCAACCCATGCAAAAATTATCTGGTGGTGAGAATCAACGGGTACTGCTCGCGCGCGCGCTACTCAATCGCCCACAGCTATTGGTGCTAGATGAACCGACGCAAGGTGTTGATGTTAATGGCCAATTGGCACTGTATGACTTGATTGAACAACTGCGCAAAGAGTTAAACTGTGCCGTATTGATGGTCTCACATGACTTGCATTTAGTGATGGCAAAAACTGATGAGGTATTGTGCCTAAACCAACATATTTGTTGTTCCGGCGCACCAGAGGTGGTTTCGACGCACCCTGAATTTATCGCCATGTTTGGCCAGCGCGGTGCCGAACAGCTCGCGGTCTATCGACATCACCATAATCATCGCCACGATTTACACGGAAAGATTATTTTGAAAAGCAGTGGGAGTCGTGACGCATGA
- the znuB gene encoding zinc ABC transporter permease subunit ZnuB — translation MIELLLPGWLAGILLATAAGPLGSFVVWRRMSYFGDTLAHASLLGVAFGLLLNVNPFYAVIAMTMVLALILVWLERRPQLAVDTLLGIMAHSALSLGLVVVSLMHNVRVDLMAYLFGDLLSVTLSDIWLIAAGVLVVLGVLCWQWRALLSMTVSPELAHVDGVNLERVRMMLMLVTALTIGLSMKFVGALIITSLLIIPAAAARRFARTPEQMAGIAIGIGMIAVTGGLTFSALYDTPAGPSVVLCAAVMFVLSLSQKARG, via the coding sequence ATGATTGAATTATTACTACCAGGTTGGTTAGCCGGTATTCTTCTGGCGACTGCGGCTGGCCCACTGGGATCATTTGTCGTTTGGCGGCGGATGTCCTATTTCGGCGATACATTAGCTCATGCCTCTTTATTAGGGGTCGCTTTTGGCTTATTGCTAAATGTGAATCCTTTTTATGCTGTAATTGCCATGACCATGGTGCTAGCACTCATTCTGGTGTGGTTAGAACGTCGTCCACAACTCGCGGTTGATACCTTATTAGGTATCATGGCTCACAGTGCATTATCACTGGGTTTGGTGGTCGTTAGCCTAATGCATAATGTACGGGTCGATTTGATGGCCTATCTATTTGGTGACCTGCTCTCGGTCACACTAAGTGATATCTGGCTCATTGCAGCGGGTGTGCTAGTGGTATTAGGGGTGCTTTGCTGGCAGTGGCGTGCTTTGTTGTCAATGACCGTCAGCCCAGAGCTAGCTCATGTTGATGGGGTTAACTTGGAGCGGGTGCGGATGATGCTAATGTTAGTCACCGCCCTGACGATAGGGTTGTCGATGAAGTTTGTTGGCGCTCTGATTATTACTTCATTGCTGATCATTCCTGCTGCTGCGGCTCGCCGCTTTGCCCGCACACCAGAACAAATGGCAGGCATTGCAATTGGTATCGGTATGATTGCGGTGACTGGCGGCTTAACTTTCTCAGCTTTATATGACACGCCAGCAGGGCCATCAGTGGTGCTTTGCGCTGCGGTGATGTTCGTACTGAGTCTGTCGCAAAAAGCACGCGGATAA
- the ruvB gene encoding Holliday junction branch migration DNA helicase RuvB, which produces MIEADRLISAGVISDEESLDRAIRPKLLAEYVGQPHVREQMEIFIQAAKQRGDALDHVLIFGPPGLGKTTLANIVANEMGVSLRTTSGPVLEKAGDLAAMLTNLEPHDVLFIDEIHRLSPVVEEILYPAMEDYQLDIMIGEGPAARSIKIDLPPFTLIGATTRAGSLTSPLRDRFGIVQRLEFYQVADLEHIVSRSAKCLGLDLTAEGAHQLARRSRGTPRITNRLLRRVRDFAEVRADGAINGDIAMQALDMLNVDAEGFDFMDRKLLLAVIDKFMGGPVGLDNLAAAIGEERETIEDVLEPYLIQQGFIQRTPRGRIATNHAYKHFGITREE; this is translated from the coding sequence ATGATTGAAGCAGACCGCCTGATTTCAGCGGGTGTTATCAGTGATGAAGAGAGCCTTGATCGCGCTATCCGCCCGAAATTATTGGCTGAATATGTCGGGCAACCCCATGTTCGTGAACAAATGGAAATCTTCATTCAGGCGGCAAAACAGCGTGGTGACGCACTTGACCACGTGCTGATCTTTGGCCCTCCGGGCTTGGGCAAAACGACATTGGCGAATATTGTCGCCAATGAGATGGGCGTGAGTTTGCGCACCACCTCCGGCCCTGTGTTGGAGAAAGCGGGTGACTTGGCGGCGATGTTGACCAACCTAGAACCGCACGATGTATTGTTCATCGATGAAATACACCGTTTGTCACCCGTTGTAGAAGAAATTCTGTATCCCGCGATGGAAGATTACCAGTTAGATATTATGATTGGTGAAGGTCCAGCCGCACGCTCAATCAAAATCGATTTACCCCCTTTTACTTTGATAGGCGCGACAACCCGTGCGGGTTCGTTGACGTCACCGCTGCGTGATCGCTTTGGTATCGTGCAGCGCCTCGAGTTTTATCAGGTGGCTGATTTAGAACATATCGTCTCGCGTAGTGCTAAGTGTTTAGGGTTGGATCTCACTGCTGAAGGCGCGCACCAATTGGCACGTCGTTCGCGAGGGACACCACGAATTACTAACCGCCTCTTGCGCCGAGTGCGTGATTTTGCCGAAGTCCGCGCTGATGGTGCCATTAATGGTGATATTGCCATGCAAGCATTGGATATGCTGAATGTGGATGCCGAAGGCTTTGACTTTATGGACCGTAAGCTATTACTGGCCGTGATTGATAAGTTTATGGGCGGCCCAGTGGGGTTGGACAATCTTGCGGCTGCCATTGGTGAAGAGCGGGAAACCATCGAAGACGTATTGGAACCTTATCTGATCCAACAAGGTTTTATCCAGCGCACACCCCGTGGGCGAATCGCCACCAATCACGCTTACAAACATTTCGGTATTACGCGGGAAGAATAA